The Garra rufa chromosome 8, GarRuf1.0, whole genome shotgun sequence genome has a segment encoding these proteins:
- the rpl7l1 gene encoding 60S ribosomal protein L7-like 1, whose protein sequence is MAEPGTERVIKLVPENLLKKRKAYQAVKATQAKLALQQKRKVQKGDRLNFKRLEDFLKNSKRKNRDETRLARLKYRPPPPMPPGKNRLVFAVRIREIKGVSSKVMRTIQMLRLRKIFSGTFVKVNMTSISMLKAVEPYVAWGYPNLKSVRELILKRGLAKINKKKIPLTDNTFIEKHLGQYGIICLEDLIHEIYSAGKNFKVVNNFLWPFSLSVPRNAARDKVGLLKDVGDPGPRAEDINTVIRKLN, encoded by the exons ATGGCAGAACCAGG AACTGAGAGAGTCATCAAGCTTGTTCCTGAGAATCTTCTCAAAAAGCGCAAAGCGTACCAGGCTGTCAAAGCCACTCAAGCCAAACTTGCGTTACAGCAGAAGAGAAAA GTCCAAAAAGGAGATCGCTTGAATTTTAAGCGCTTGGAGGACTTTTTGAAAAACAGCAAGAGGAAGAATCGAGATGAGACACGACTCGCCAGACTCAAATACAGACCTCCACCACCCATGCCGCCAGGAAAGAACAGACTGGTGTTTGCCGTCCGCATCAGAGA GATCAAAGGTGTGAGCTCAAAAGTGATGCGCACCATTCAGATGCTGAGGCTAAGGAAGATCTTCAGTGGCACCTTTGTGAAAGTCAACATGACTTCTATAAGCATGCTTAAGGCTGTAGAACCTTATGTTGCATGGGG ATATCCCAACTTGAAATCTGTCCGTGAGCTCATATTGAAAAGAGGTCTGGCGAAGATTAATAAGAAAAAGATCCCTCTGACCGACAATACATTTATAGAGAAGCATCTCG GACAATATGGGATCATCTGTCTGGAGGATCTTATCCACGAGATCTATTCTGCTGGAAAGAACTTCAAGGTGGTGAACAACTTCCTGTGGCCGTTCAGTTTGTCAGTACCACGAAATGCTGCAAGAGACAAAGTTGGACTATTGAAAGATGTTGGTGATCCCGGACCCAGAGCTGAGGACATAAACACAGTCATCAGGAAACTCAACTGA